GCGCCCGAGAGTTTGACCCGTGTGTTTTGCTTTGGCATCGGCACCGACGTGAACACGCATCTGCTGGATCGCGTCTCCGAGGCAACTAAAGCGTCGACCACCTATGTTCTGCCGGAGGAAGATCTTGAGCTGAAAGTGTCGGCGTTCTTCAGTCGGATCAAGGAGCCGGCGTTGTCGAATCTGCGTGTTGAATTTCCGGAGGGAGTGAAGGTGAGCAAGCTCTATCCGCAGTCGTTGCCTGATCTGTTTAAGGGGCAGCAGTTGTTGGTGGCAGGGCGCTATTCGGGTCGGGGGACGGGACTGGTTCGCATCAGCGGCGTTCTCAATGGAGACAAACGTGAGTATTCTCGCGAACTGACCTTTGTGGAATCCACTTCGGACAACGCGTTCCTACCTCGCCTGTGGGCGACTCGACGAATCGGCTATTTGTTGGATGAGATTCGATTGCGCGGGGAGAACGCCGAGTTGAAGGATGAGGTAGTGGAGCTGGCGAGGAAGTATGCGGTGGTGACGCCTTATACCGCCTATTTGGTGACCGAAGATGAAGCACGTCGGGGGATCTCTGCGGATCGACAGACCTTTCAACGGGGAACGGATGCGTTGGCTCAGCAGCAATTGCAGCGAAATTATCGGGCGTTGATGGAAGATCGATCGGGAGATCAGGCGGTGGCGAGCGCGCGTTCTTTCTCCCTGCTCAAATCGGCTGAGGCATCGAGTGCGGCGATCCAGTCGGGTGCGTTAGAAACCTTGCGGGCGGCTACTCCGATGGCCGCGCCGGCGACGTTGCCGGTTCCGGGACAGCCGGCCCGAGCCAAGCTGGAGGTGGGGCAGTCCAGAGCGGCTTCTCGCACGCCCGCAACGCAACAGGTCGCCCGGTTTGTGGGTGGACAGTCCTTTTTCTTCAATGGTGAACAATGGATGGATGCGCGGATTCAGAACATGAAGGATTCTTCGGCGAGGAAGGTCGAGTTTGCATCCGCGGAATACTTCGAGTTGCTGACGCGGCATCCGGAGGCCAAGGATTGGTTTGCCCTCGGACAAAGTGTGCAGGTGGTGATCGATGGTCGGGTCATCGATGTGCGCCCCGCGAAACAATAAAAGAAGCAAGAAGCTGAGTTGTTGCCCACGAAGTGGAATAGGTTGGTGAGATCGGGGGATCCCGACTCCGTCTAGGGGAAAAAGCGGCAGAGGTCTGCCGCACTCCATATCGTCAAGTCCCGCGCACTGCGTCTTGGAGTGCTGTAGCCTTCTACAGCTTTTCAGCATCCTAGGGAGTGGGTGATTTAAGGCCTAGACACGGCCGCACTGAGTTAGATCTCCACCATTACCCCTTGCGGCGGTAATGGACGGGGGTGCCTCGGCTGTCGATGAGGATGGTGGAGTAGCCCCAGGGGAGATATCGCATGGCGCCTTTCTTCTCGGGATGCTCAACTCGCCAAGCGGTGACTTCGTAGGAATCGCCGCGTTTGACGACTTCCCACTCAGCCCGGTCCGCCCAGTTCTCCTTTTGGGCCAGGAGGCGGCGGGCTGCGGAAATTTGTAGTTTGTAACGGCCATCGGGATCTTCCGGATGCTCCATGCGCTGCGGGCCCTTGTCACATCCGGACCAGGCCAGCAGGCTCATTGCGACGAGCAGCAGAAAGACGTGAAAACGATTCGACTTCACCTCGTAGAGATCGGCTTCCTGGGGCGGGGGTTGAGCCTCAACGCTGAATGTGAGAAATTCGAGGCCGCGCCGAGGGGAAGGGGCCGAGTTGTTGAACCGCGAAGGATCCGCGATGATGGGATCGCCAGCTGTCTGGACGCCAAGACCGGCGAGGCGCATTGGCAGGAGCGGCTGTACACCGCCAATGTTAAAATCTCACCCGTAGCGGCAGATGGGTATGTCTATTTCATGCGCCCCCCACCCTCCATTCCCTCTTTTCAAGATTGGTTTTTGCGCTCAGGGTTGACCCATGCGGAATCCTATTTATGTGGCTCTGGATGTGCCCACCGCCGAGAAGGCGGCTGAGCTGGTCAAAGTTCTTGCCCCTGCGGTGGCGGGTTTCAAGGTTGGCAAAGAGCTGTTCGTGAGTGCCGGCCCTCAGTTGGTGCGGCAAATCCGTGAGGAAGGGGCCTCGGTCTTTCTGGATCTGAAGTTCCATGACATCCCGAACACGGTTGCTAAATCGGTCGCGGCGGCGACCCGACTGGATGTGCAGATGCTCACCATCCACACCTGCGGGGGATTGGAGATGATGCGCGCGGCGGAGTTGGCGGCGCAGGAAACGGCCCGGTCGCTGGATCGGCCGGCTCCGGTGGTGCTGGGCGTGACCGTTCTTACCAGCATGTCCACACCGGAGCTGAATCAGGTGGGAGTGAGCGGGGATATTGGGCATCAGGTCGAGCGATTGGCCGGATTGGGCGCCCAGGCCGGACTGCGCGGATTTGTTTGCTCCCCCCTCGAACTGGCGATGCTACGGCAGATTCTCCCCGAAGCGACGCAGTTGGTCACTCCCGGCATTCGCGGACCTGGCGATGCGGCGGGCGACCAGAAGCGCACCTTGAGCGCCCCGGAGGCGATGGAGGCCGGCGCAACCTGGCTGGTGATTGGGCGGCCGATTTATGCGGCGCCCGACCCGAGGGCAGCGGCCGAAAGAATTCTGGCCGCCATTGCCTCGGCACCGCGGATTGCCTAACTTCTCTGACACATGGCATCTTGTGGCACAGTTTATTTAGTGGGCGCAGGTCCTGGCGATCCTGGGCTGCTGACCCGTCGCGGCGCGGAACTCTTGAGTTTTGCGGATGTGGTTGTCTATGACGCTCTCGTGAATCAGCAGCTCCTGCAGCTGGCTCCGAAAGGGGCGGAGATCATTTATGGCGGCAAGCGGTCGCGCGACCACGCGATTCCTCAAGACCAGCTCAATCAGCTGCTGGTGAAGAAGGCCAAGGAGGGAAAGACCGTGGTTCGACTCAAGGGGGGCGATCCTTACGTTTTTGGCCGTGGAGGCGAGGAGGCCCAGGAGTTGGTCGCGGAAGGAGTGCCCTTCGAAGTTGTGCCAGGAATCTCATCGGTCGTGGCGGCGCCCAACTATGCGGGCATTCCGCTCACGCATCGGGATCATTGTTCGAGTTTCACGGTGTTCACGGGTCATGAAGATCCCACGAAGGAGGGAACCGCCCTTGATTTGGCGTGGCTCGCGAAGAGTCCGGGCACCAAGGTAATCCTGATGGGTGTCGAGCGGATTCGCATTTTGGCCAGCCAGTTGGTCAGCCATGGCATGTCGCCCGAGACTCCGGTGGGCATGATACGGTGGGGGACGACCACGAGACAGGAGACCTTGTTTGGCACCTTGGCGACGATTGCTGATCGGGTGGAGAAGGCCGGCTTTAGCGCGCCGGCCGTGACGATTATTGGAGGGGTGGTATCCTTGCACGAGCAGCTGGACTGGTTCCAGAAGCGTCCCTTGTTCCGGGAGCGCATTGTAGTGACCCGGACTCGGGAACAGGCCAGTGAAGTGTCGCGGCGATTGCGCGGTCTGGGCGCGGACGTGCTAGAGATTCCGACCATCAAGCTGGCTCCTCCGGACGATCAGCTGGCGCTGGTGGATGCGATTCTGGGATTGAACACTTACGAGTGGCTCGTGTTTACCAGTCCCAACGGCGTGACGACTTTCTTCGACGCCTTTTTCAAGTCGTTCAAGGATCTGCGAGATTTGGGGGGCTGTCGAATCGCGGCGGTGGGTCCCGCGACGGCGGCCAAACTCCAGGAGCTTCATCTGCAGGTGGATCTCATGCCGGCGGAATACGTGAGCAGCCAAATTGCGGCGGCATTCCAGGGCGAGCAGACCATCGAGAACGTCAACATCCTGTTGTTGCGCGCTCAGGTGGCGAATCCCGATCTTCCGAAGGAATTGAGCGGTCTGGGTGCGATTGTTGATGACGTAGCCTGCTACAAAACCGTTCCGGAGACAGAGGACGTGACGGGCTGTGCGGCGCGTTTTCAGGAGGAGGGGGCGGACTGGATCACCTTCAGCAGCGCCTCCACGGTAGAGAACTTCCACGCCCGGTTCGATTTGATCGCCACCAAGGCCAAGTGGCCTCAGGTCCGCATTGCCTCCATCGGTCCGGAGACTACGAAGGCCATCGTCGCGCTCGGGCTACAGCCGGATGTTGAGGCCAAGCCTCACAACATTGACGGATTGATCGCGGCAGTGCAGAAGGCGGTTCAAAATGCTCCCTCGGTATTTACCTCCTCTAAACGATCATGAACATCGTCTCGTGGTTTGATTCCTTTCGGCGTCGGCTGGCTGTCGTGGCCCTGTTGGGCGGCTTCCTGGGGCTGGAGAGCGCTACGGCAGCTGATCTGCACGTTCAGCGTCTGTTCGGTCCCGAGATTCCGACGGGCAAATACAAGCATCCGGCCTCGTTCGATGAGTTGAAGAACGGGGATCTCTACCTGGTTTATTATGGCGGCGGCGGAGAGTATGCGGATCATACCGCGGTGTATGGTTCCCGTTGCAAGAAGGGGAGCACCCGTTGGAGTCGACCTGTTAAAATTGCCGAGCATCCGGTGGGTTCTTTGGGCAATGGTGTGGTTTGGCAGGCGCCCGACGGCTTGGTCTGGCTCTACTATGTGATGCGGCATGGTGAGACCTGGTCGACATCGCGAATCATGGCGAAGGTGTCGCGGGACGGGGCCAAGACCTGGTCGGATGCGTTTCCGGTGACCTTCGAGGAGGGGACCATGGTCCGCAGCCGGCCGATTGCCCTGATGAACGGGAATTACCTGCTTCCGATTTATCACGAAACGGGGCACAACACTGAGTTCAGCGCTCCGACGACGTCCTCCCTGTTTCTTCACTATGATCCTCGGAAGCGGAGCTGGACGGAGTCGAATCGGGTGCGTTCTCGCCTGGGCAACCTTCAGCCCGCTGTCGTGCAATTGACGGATCAACATTTGGTGGCGTATTGCCGTCGCGGCGGGGACTACGAGCCCCGGAAGGACGGGTACATTGTTCGGACCGAGTCAGTCGACGGCGGCAAGACCTGGTCGGACGGCCAGGACACGGAGTTTCCCAATCCCAACGCCGCGGTGGACTTCTATAAGCTGAGGAATGGCCATCTGATCCTGGTGTACAACGACAGCATGAACGATCGAACGCCATTGACGGCCGCGATCAGCACCGACGGCGGTAGGACCTTTCCTCATCGAAAGAACATCGCGTCAGGGCCGGGAGATTTTGGGTATCCGACCGTGGTGCAAACTCAGGATGGTCGAATCCACGTGTTGTTCACGAGTGACGAGCGGACGGTGGTGCGTCACGCCTGGTTTGAGGAGAGTTTGGTCACTTCGCCAGGTGGCTTTGGGTCATCTGCCAGATGATGTGGCCGCCGTGATAGACGGCGGCGATCAGGAGGATGATGCCGGACCCTTTTTCCAGGCGGAGCAGAGCCTTTTCAGTGAACTTCTGCTTTCGGAAGGACACCCAGTAGCTGAGCATCAGAAACCAGGCTCCGACGCCTACGGCAACCCCGGCGACGCACGCTAGCTTGCTTTGAGTGGTGGGAGCCACCCACTCGCGGGAGATGAAGTAGGCCGCCATGATGATCCAGCCCAGGAGCACCCCGGGGTTCCCCATGACGCGCACGAAGCCAATCATGAAGGCGGTGTGCGGCTGCAGGCGTCGCTCAATCTTTTCTTCGACCCGGTTCGTGGCCTCAATGGACTTGGCGAGCAGGAACTTGAGACCTAGCCAGAGCATGAAGACGAAGCTCACCAGTTCCATGGTGGCCTTGACGAGCCCTCGTTGGAAGAATGAGGCGAATCCGGTGAAGGCGAGCGCGCAGTAGATGGATTCCATCACGACGGCGCCCAGGCCGATGAGGGAGGCCCAGGCGAAACCCCGTCGAGCCCCTTCGTTGATGATGGTCAGGTTGATCGGGCCGACGGGGATGCAGAGCAGCACGCCGCTGATGAATCCCGTCAACGCTGCCATGGGCACGTCAGGCAAAAGTTCGGGCAAGTTCATTCAGGCGGCTTGGCAGTGCTTGGGCTTTCGTCATCGTCGTCCTCTTCATCCTCGATCTCGCGTCGCATTTCCCGGGAAATGCGTGGTCGGATGAAACCATAGAGCAGGTAGGCGGTGAACGCGAGGGGAAGCAGGAAGCGAAGAAGCTTGAGCTGGAAGATGAGCACGGCCCCCATGATGAGAATGAACAGCAACGTTTTGGCGAAGGTTCGTTGCGAACGGAAATCGAGTTTCTTAAAGCTTGGGTAGCGGACCCGGCTGACCATCATCGCGGATAAGAAGAGCAGCAGAGCTGGCAGGATGTAGCGGAGGTAGCCCTTCTTGAAGTTCTGCTCCTCGAAGTAGATGAGGAGCAGGGTGAGCGAAGCCACCAAGCCCGCGGCAGCCGGGATGGGGAAGCCTAGGAAGTCCTTGCCGCCACCGCCACCGCTCATGGTGGCCAGGCAATTGAAGCGAGCCAGTCGGAAGGCACCGCAGATCAGGTAGATGCTGGCGATAAACCAGCCGATTTCTTGATGCGCGCCAAACAAGTCCCGAAGGACGATTCGGTGGACTAGGAAGGCGGGGGCGACGCCGAAGGAGATGATATCCGCCAGCGAGTCAAACTCTCGTCCGAAGGGGCTTTCTTGCCCCCCCATGCGGGCGACCCGGCCATCGAGCAGGTCAAAGATGCAGGCCAGGAGGATGAAAAATAGGGCGACGTTGATGGCCGAGAAATCCTCGGAGCTGAGATCGGCCTCGACGATCTTGGTCAGCGCGATGAAGCCGCAGAACAAATTGCCGGCGGTCATCAGGTTCGGCAAAAAATAAATCCTTAGCCGGTTCTCAGGCGGCTCTCCAGGCTTGATTGGATTATGGGCGTCGGACATTTCCATCCTTAGGCAAAGCAGGCCACAATGGTCTCTCCCCCGCGAATGGGGTCGCCGGGTCTGACCTGCACCTCGGCGGAGAGTGGCAGGAATAGTTCACAACGCGAGCCGAATTGCATCATTCCGAGGCTTTGGCTTCGTTCCACGATATCGCCGGTGCGGGACCAGGAGAGGCATTTCCGAGGATAGCGTCCGGCGATGTAGCGAAGAGCGATCGTTTCCCGGGGGGCTTCGCGCGGGGCGATGGCGATCTGCAAGTGGCTACCGGTGGCTCGGCTCGACGAGCCTGGGGCGGCTGACAGCTCCAGACAGCTGGTGATGACCCCGTCGACCGGACTTTTCCCCACGTGAACCTCGCGCCAGCCCAAGTGAATGGAGATCCGCTGGCAGTCGCCCGGCATGAGGCCGGGTTCGGACGTCTGGGTAATCTCGGCGATTCGGCCGTGGGAGGGAGCGACCACGGCTTTGGGAAGCCCCAGAGGAGCTATGGGGTGCGGGTCGCGGTGGAGGAAGAGAATGAGCAGGGCGGAGGCGATCCACAGGCCGATCAGGCCCCAGGATACCGCGGCGATCAAGTGGCCGAGAAAGATGGCCACCACACCGGCGGATAGGAGAGCTAGGACAGCTACGAGCCCCCACAGAATCCTGCTGAGGGCTAGTTTGAATGCGCGTCCAGAATGATCCACGCGTGGATCTTAGAAATCCGAGGGGGCCAGGGCAAAGCCTAAAACGGCTGATTCGGGGCCAGCAGCCTGTCGGACTTGTCCCGACCGGACGTGAGTCCGGGTTTGAACCTCATTTCTGCTCAAGAATGACGTAGGACACGTCGCGACAGGCCGCTAGATTTTTTCCTGTGAAGACTCAGAAGGGGCGGGCCGACTGACGGTAATGTTCTTCAAAATCCCCTCCGACTCCGTGTGCTCCGCGTGGGCCCAAACTCTTCCTTGGAATTAGACCCCACCTTCCCTTCAAGCCTGGTAGGAGCCTGTGACTACGATTTTTGAGGGATCACTCAGCCCAAGCGCGCTCTACAGCAGGATTCTCGTCCGGTGGGTACCAGTTTGACCGGCTCGAGGCCGTCCAACCGGTCCTTGCAAACTGGCGTCCCGGCTTCTAACTTGAGCCGGGTTCGGCGAGGCCCGTGCCCTCCAGTTCTGCAACTATGAAACGCCGGCTGCTTTACGGTACCTTGGTCGTCCTGCTGGGCTTAAACGTGCTGGTTGGGGCTCAGCTTTATCTTCACGCCTCTCAGGCGAACGATTCCGACGACGCCTATTCCAGCCTGAAGCTGTTCACCACCGTCATGGAGCGCATTCGCTCTGAGTACGTGGACAACACCAAGATTTCCTATCGCGACCTGGTTCAGGCCGCCCTCAAGGGGATGTTGGGGACGTTGGATCCTCACAGCGAATTCATGGATCAATCGAAGTATCAGGACCTGAAGAATGATACCTCGGGTGAGTTTGGCGGCGTGGGGATAGCGGTTTCCAAGCGGGGCGACTATCTCACGGTGGACAGCCCGATTGAGGACACTCCTGGGTTTAAGGCGGGGATCCTGTCCGAGGACCGGATTGTGAAGATCGACGGGAGATCCACCGAGCGGATGACGTTTCCGGAGGCGGTGAAGCTTTTGCGGGGCGAACCTGGAACCGAAGTAACCCTGACTATCATTCGTCCTCCGGGAGAGGATACTCGGGATTTCCGGCTCACTCGAGCGGTCATCAAAGTCGACACGGTCAAGGATTTGAATGGCAAGCGGGAGTTTCCGATTCTCGATCACGGCATCGGATATGTGCGGTTGACCCAGTTTGGCGAACATACGGCCGAGGAATTGGGAGATGCTTTGAAGAAGCTCAAGGATCGAGGGATGAAGGGGTTGGTCATGGATCTACGCGGCAATCCTGGGGGGCTGCTGGATCAGGCGGTCGAGGTCTGCGAGAAATTCCTGCCGCGTGGAGAGTTGGTCGTCACCACGGAAGGACGCGAGGGCAAGCAAAAGAGCGAGTATCGCGCGCGAGGTGGCGAGAAGTATGGGGAACTGCCGGTAGTGGTTTTGGTGAACGGCGGAAGCGCCAGCGCATCGGAGATCGTGTCTGGGTGTTTGCAAGACGCGGCCGCGAAGGGCTTGTGTCGGGCGGTCATTTTGGGTGAGCAAACCTTTGGCAAAGGAAGTGTTCAGAGCATTCTGCAGCTTCAGGACGGATCGGCGCTCCGGCTGACTACGGCCAAGTATTTCACGCCGAGCCACAAGGTGATCCATGAGAAGGGTATTTCCCCGGACATTGTGGTCCCGATGTCCGATCAGGAGGAGCAGGATGTGTATCGCAAGCGTGTGCCCGGTGCTTTGAAGGATCTGCCGCTTTCGGAACGTGAGCGGATTTTGAATGCTCACGATGTGCAGCTGGATCGCGCCGTTGATTTGCTCAAGGGGCTGGGAGCCTATAGCACGTTCAAGACGGTGGTTCCTGATCCGGCTTCCGAAAAGAAGCCTGCCAAGGTGGCGCAACGCCCCGAGTGAACGCCCCGAGTGAGACCGGCAAATCCCCGGGCTTGCCCACCGTAAGAATACCCGCCTCCATGCCAACTCGGGCCGTTTGCAACTTTTTCGCTGCAAACGCAAATCGAGGTGGCGCTTCCTCAAATGCGGGATAAATTATCCCACGCATAATCCAAGCAACCTTGCAGCCGATCCGGGATCGTCACTGCGGGAGGCGTGTGCGGCAATTCGAAGTATGAAAACCGCAGTATTCATTGAACGGGATGCCATTCTCAACCAGGTGAGGGTGGGGCCGAAACATCAGATCAGCCCAGTCTCGATCGAGGAGTTTAAAGTCATCCCGGAGGCGCTCGAGCCGTTGCAGCGTCTAAAGAGCGCGGGCTTTGTGCTAGTGGCGACGACGAATCAGCCGGGGGTCTCACGCGGTACGCTGTCACGTCGTGAACTCGACCGGATGCATGATGTGTTGCGGAGGTATTATCCTCTGGATGACCTGATGCTATGTCCCCACGACGAGCATGATCGGTGTCCGTGTCGCAAGCCCAAGCCCGGGCTGCTGATCGAGGCGGCGTTCAAGTGGCATTTGGATCTCGATCACTCCTTTGTGGTGAGCGATAAGTGGCAGGACGCGGAATCGGCGCGCACCGCTGGTTGCACCTCGCTGCTGGTGAAGTCGCCCTGGGTAGGGCCGGTGCATCACGATTTCGTTCTGCCGGATCTTCAGGCAGTGGTGGGGAAGATCCTGATGCTTAGTTCATCAGGCAAGCCTGGTCCTACACGGCCGATGGCCGTGAGGTAGTAAGCCATTAGAATTTCAGACCGATGGAGGAGCGGAGCTGCAGATCGTTGTTCGAGACGGTGGATGCAGGCTGATTGTCGTACGTGTCGAGCGCGGTCAGGTTCAAGTAGAGGTTATTTCGAAGTGCGTAGCGAAGGTTGCCCTCGAAGCGAATCCGGAATTTGCTCAGGTCGGATATGCCCGGAAACACTTCCAGCTTTTGATCCACACTGAGCTTGGGGGTTATCCTCCAGGCGGCATCCTCAGCGATTCGGTAGAAGAAGGAGTCGGACCTTTTTCCATCCTGAAACTCGTGCACCTGGTAGTTGGCTCCGATCTCCAGATTGAGTTTGAATCGATCCATGCGGACTGCGTGGTAGCCGATGCCCGGGCCGACTTCGTAGCGGAGGTCGATCAATCGGACAGCATCATAGCCTGCGCCGCCGAGGTCATAGAGGAATAGCTGGCTGCCGATTTCGTAGTCGGTCTTCATCGAGGCATCCATGCGATTGGCCGAAGATTTCCCATCCACTTCACCGAAGGTGAACATGTAGTCGGCGGTGTTGCGCAGGCGGTTTTTGGAATAGAGCGCGCGAGCTCTGGCGTTATAGAGCTGTCGGTCGGTGACCCCGAATCCGAGATCCAAGCCTGCTTGGAGATCGAAATTCCAGTGTTTAGGCGCGGGTGTTATGGGCGGTTTGGGCGGAGGAGTCGGTTTGGCCGCCACGACCGGGACTGGCGGCGCGGTGGAACGGGGCGCTGTATTGGTGACTCGCGAAGCGATCTCAGTGGCGGGGATGCTGAGGGTGCCCAGTACGGGATGCTGCACTCGGATCCTGCCTTCCGATTCTCCGAGCCAGGCGCCTGAAACGCGGTCACCGTTCTTGAGCTGCAGCTGGACATCCTCGGCGATGGCCGTGGAGAGTGCCAGGCTGCCCCATAGGAGCAGGCTTAAGAACAGACAAGGAGACTGCGCAATCATGACAGTGACCCGGCGGACGGATGCAGCGCGAAGTGAGTGGACATCACACGGCTAGGGAGCTTGGTTATTTTGCAGGTTTGGTTGGAACCGAGTTGGTTGCTTTGATGGACGGCGGCACGTTGGTCATCCAAGCGGGCTTCGCCTGGGAGACGCCTCCCTTGACGGTGATTTTTCCGGAGTCGTCCATGGCCAGTCGGGGGCGATAGGGGGTGAGCGTGTAACCGGTACGTTGAGTGAGCAGGCCGGTGGGAGCCACCTCGCAGTATTCGAAGGATCGCGGGCCGGTTTGGTAGAGGATGTGGAGCGCGCTTGAGCGGTCGATCATCTGCTCTGGCTTGGCGAAGGCGACCACCTGGCCGAGAGGCAGCACCCTGACAAAACCTCCTTCTGGCTCTTCGGCGACTCGCACGTAGAGCTTGAGCTGCTTGACATGATTCGCCTGGATCAGGGAGTAAGTGATCCATCGAGGTGGACCGTTGGTTACCGGAATTCCGCAGACTTCCTGCCAGATCTGGCTACCGCGCACGATATCAAACGGCTGAGTTGAGCTGGTGGCGGAGAAGTTGAGTTTAGGAAATCGAACCAGGGCCGTGACGCGGTAGCTTCCGGGCTGGCTAAAGTCGTAGCCCGATGCCAAATCAAGCTGCTTGGTAACGCTTTCGGCCGATTCCAAGTCGAAGTTGCCTCCGGCAAGAATGGGCTCGACCGGGTTGACAGGTTTGCCATCGCGCGTCTCTACCGAAAAGCTGAGCCAGTCCGGGACTTCGCCCAACTTGACTGCCTGGCCGGAGCGGTTGAGCAGTCGCACCTTGACCGGCAGGGACTCGTTCCTAAGAAACTGTCGCTGGTCCAATTGGATCTCCACGCTGATCTGCGATTGAGACCGCAGAGCCATCGAGCAAACAACCAACCAGGTGAGCACAAATGCTTTCATGTCCAAAGACTACCATATTGCGCCGGAGAGGG
This portion of the Verrucomicrobiales bacterium genome encodes:
- a CDS encoding phosphatidylserine decarboxylase → MDHSGRAFKLALSRILWGLVAVLALLSAGVVAIFLGHLIAAVSWGLIGLWIASALLILFLHRDPHPIAPLGLPKAVVAPSHGRIAEITQTSEPGLMPGDCQRISIHLGWREVHVGKSPVDGVITSCLELSAAPGSSSRATGSHLQIAIAPREAPRETIALRYIAGRYPRKCLSWSRTGDIVERSQSLGMMQFGSRCELFLPLSAEVQVRPGDPIRGGETIVACFA
- a CDS encoding HAD-IIIA family hydrolase; translated protein: MKTAVFIERDAILNQVRVGPKHQISPVSIEEFKVIPEALEPLQRLKSAGFVLVATTNQPGVSRGTLSRRELDRMHDVLRRYYPLDDLMLCPHDEHDRCPCRKPKPGLLIEAAFKWHLDLDHSFVVSDKWQDAESARTAGCTSLLVKSPWVGPVHHDFVLPDLQAVVGKILMLSSSGKPGPTRPMAVR
- a CDS encoding S41 family peptidase, which translates into the protein MKRRLLYGTLVVLLGLNVLVGAQLYLHASQANDSDDAYSSLKLFTTVMERIRSEYVDNTKISYRDLVQAALKGMLGTLDPHSEFMDQSKYQDLKNDTSGEFGGVGIAVSKRGDYLTVDSPIEDTPGFKAGILSEDRIVKIDGRSTERMTFPEAVKLLRGEPGTEVTLTIIRPPGEDTRDFRLTRAVIKVDTVKDLNGKREFPILDHGIGYVRLTQFGEHTAEELGDALKKLKDRGMKGLVMDLRGNPGGLLDQAVEVCEKFLPRGELVVTTEGREGKQKSEYRARGGEKYGELPVVVLVNGGSASASEIVSGCLQDAAAKGLCRAVILGEQTFGKGSVQSILQLQDGSALRLTTAKYFTPSHKVIHEKGISPDIVVPMSDQEEQDVYRKRVPGALKDLPLSERERILNAHDVQLDRAVDLLKGLGAYSTFKTVVPDPASEKKPAKVAQRPE
- a CDS encoding LysE family transporter, with translation MNLPELLPDVPMAALTGFISGVLLCIPVGPINLTIINEGARRGFAWASLIGLGAVVMESIYCALAFTGFASFFQRGLVKATMELVSFVFMLWLGLKFLLAKSIEATNRVEEKIERRLQPHTAFMIGFVRVMGNPGVLLGWIIMAAYFISREWVAPTTQSKLACVAGVAVGVGAWFLMLSYWVSFRKQKFTEKALLRLEKGSGIILLIAAVYHGGHIIWQMTQSHLAK
- the cobA gene encoding uroporphyrinogen-III C-methyltransferase codes for the protein MASCGTVYLVGAGPGDPGLLTRRGAELLSFADVVVYDALVNQQLLQLAPKGAEIIYGGKRSRDHAIPQDQLNQLLVKKAKEGKTVVRLKGGDPYVFGRGGEEAQELVAEGVPFEVVPGISSVVAAPNYAGIPLTHRDHCSSFTVFTGHEDPTKEGTALDLAWLAKSPGTKVILMGVERIRILASQLVSHGMSPETPVGMIRWGTTTRQETLFGTLATIADRVEKAGFSAPAVTIIGGVVSLHEQLDWFQKRPLFRERIVVTRTREQASEVSRRLRGLGADVLEIPTIKLAPPDDQLALVDAILGLNTYEWLVFTSPNGVTTFFDAFFKSFKDLRDLGGCRIAAVGPATAAKLQELHLQVDLMPAEYVSSQIAAAFQGEQTIENVNILLLRAQVANPDLPKELSGLGAIVDDVACYKTVPETEDVTGCAARFQEEGADWITFSSASTVENFHARFDLIATKAKWPQVRIASIGPETTKAIVALGLQPDVEAKPHNIDGLIAAVQKAVQNAPSVFTSSKRS
- a CDS encoding DUF481 domain-containing protein; the encoded protein is MIAQSPCLFLSLLLWGSLALSTAIAEDVQLQLKNGDRVSGAWLGESEGRIRVQHPVLGTLSIPATEIASRVTNTAPRSTAPPVPVVAAKPTPPPKPPITPAPKHWNFDLQAGLDLGFGVTDRQLYNARARALYSKNRLRNTADYMFTFGEVDGKSSANRMDASMKTDYEIGSQLFLYDLGGAGYDAVRLIDLRYEVGPGIGYHAVRMDRFKLNLEIGANYQVHEFQDGKRSDSFFYRIAEDAAWRITPKLSVDQKLEVFPGISDLSKFRIRFEGNLRYALRNNLYLNLTALDTYDNQPASTVSNNDLQLRSSIGLKF
- a CDS encoding exo-alpha-sialidase, with product MNIVSWFDSFRRRLAVVALLGGFLGLESATAADLHVQRLFGPEIPTGKYKHPASFDELKNGDLYLVYYGGGGEYADHTAVYGSRCKKGSTRWSRPVKIAEHPVGSLGNGVVWQAPDGLVWLYYVMRHGETWSTSRIMAKVSRDGAKTWSDAFPVTFEEGTMVRSRPIALMNGNYLLPIYHETGHNTEFSAPTTSSLFLHYDPRKRSWTESNRVRSRLGNLQPAVVQLTDQHLVAYCRRGGDYEPRKDGYIVRTESVDGGKTWSDGQDTEFPNPNAAVDFYKLRNGHLILVYNDSMNDRTPLTAAISTDGGRTFPHRKNIASGPGDFGYPTVVQTQDGRIHVLFTSDERTVVRHAWFEESLVTSPGGFGSSAR
- the pyrF gene encoding orotidine-5'-phosphate decarboxylase gives rise to the protein MRNPIYVALDVPTAEKAAELVKVLAPAVAGFKVGKELFVSAGPQLVRQIREEGASVFLDLKFHDIPNTVAKSVAAATRLDVQMLTIHTCGGLEMMRAAELAAQETARSLDRPAPVVLGVTVLTSMSTPELNQVGVSGDIGHQVERLAGLGAQAGLRGFVCSPLELAMLRQILPEATQLVTPGIRGPGDAAGDQKRTLSAPEAMEAGATWLVIGRPIYAAPDPRAAAERILAAIASAPRIA
- the pssA gene encoding CDP-diacylglycerol--serine O-phosphatidyltransferase — protein: MSDAHNPIKPGEPPENRLRIYFLPNLMTAGNLFCGFIALTKIVEADLSSEDFSAINVALFFILLACIFDLLDGRVARMGGQESPFGREFDSLADIISFGVAPAFLVHRIVLRDLFGAHQEIGWFIASIYLICGAFRLARFNCLATMSGGGGGKDFLGFPIPAAAGLVASLTLLLIYFEEQNFKKGYLRYILPALLLFLSAMMVSRVRYPSFKKLDFRSQRTFAKTLLFILIMGAVLIFQLKLLRFLLPLAFTAYLLYGFIRPRISREMRREIEDEEDDDDESPSTAKPPE